From one Erinaceus europaeus chromosome 4, mEriEur2.1, whole genome shotgun sequence genomic stretch:
- the HIVEP2 gene encoding transcription factor HIVEP2, which yields MDTGDTALGQKATSRSGETDKTSGRWRQEQSAIIKMSTFGSQEGQQQTQIDPEQIGNTASAQLFGSGNLASPSEVAQQITEKQYPLHCPSPYSCQHSLSFPQHSLPQGVMHSNKPHQSLEGPPWLYPGPLPSVASEDLFSFSIPGHTGGYPRKKISGLNPAYSQYSQKSIELSEDAHKKEHKPKKPGKYICPYCSRACAKPSVLKKHIRSHTGERPYPCIPCGFSFKTKSNLYKHRKSHAHAIKAGLVPFTESAVSKLDLEAGFIDVEAEIHSDGEQSTDTDEESSLFVEASDKMSPGPPIPLDITSRAGYHGSLEESLGGPMKVPILIIPKSGVPLSSESSQYIGSDILPNPSLNAKVDDSHTVKQKLALRLSEKKGQDSEPSLNLLSPHSKGSTDSGYFSRSESAEQQISPPNTNAKSYEEIIFGKYCRLSPRNTLSVTATSQERMTMGRRGMMESLPHGNTRLDVKMFEDPVSQLLPSKGEVDPSQTGMLKSTKFNNESRQSQSIPSPIRNEGKLYPTNFQGSNPVLLEAPIDSSPLIRSNSMPTSSATNLTIPPSLRGSHSFDERMAGSDDVFYPGTVGIPPQRMLRRQAAFELPSVQEGHMEAEHHGRMSKTVTGSSLKEKKLIPGDRVGYDYDVCRKPYKKWEDPETPKQSYRDISCLSALKHGGEYLMDPSVPLQGVPTMFGITCENRKRRKEKSVGDEEDTPMICSSIVSTPVGITASEYDPKLQMPEGVRSGFPIPGYENPSHGHAERFDPCRPQLQSGSTSLGSEESPSGTESDKVSDVGGRKPPGNVISVIQHTNSLSRPNSFERSESAELVGSTQDKTSSPSETCDSEISEVPVSPEWAPLGDSAESGGRPSPSQQVQQQSYHAQPRLVRQHNIQVPEIRVTEEPDKPEKEKETQNKEPEKPVEEFQWPQRSETLSQLPAEKLPPKKKRLRLADMEHSSGESSFESTGTGLSRSPSQESNLSHSSSFSMSFEREETVKLGASHKQDEFGKHSEFLTVPAGSYSLSVPGHHHQKEMRRCSSEQMPCPHPTEVPEIRSKSFDYGNLSHAPGSGVTSSTLSPSRERKKCFLVRQASFSGSPEITQGEAGTDPGVKQEQMEQLHAGLRSTWHHTPCSVLPPLQPEDPGKQVVGPCTPMGSGPLHLAQQQIMHMDSQESLRSPLIPPTSYITSKHLSEHPHLFPHQESIPFSPIQNALFQFQYPTVCMVHLPAQQPPWWQAHFPHPLAQHPQKSYGEPSFQAEIHPPYPLEHVAEHTGKKSADYAHAKEQTYPCYSGTAGLHSKNLLPKFPSDQSAKSTDTPSEQVVQEDFTSANPGSLQSLPGTVVPVRIQTHVPSYGSVMYTSISQILGQNSPAIVICKVDENVTQRTLVTNAAKQGIGFNIAQVLGQHAGLEKYPIWKVPQTLPLGLESTIPLCLPSTSDSVATLGGSKRMLSPASSLELFMETKQQKRVKDEKMYGQIVEELSAVELTNSDIKKNLSRPQKPQLVRQGCASEPKDGLQSGSSSFSSLSPSSSQDHPSASTPLRESFPSGSRAPLLGQKSSGPSESKESSDELDVDETASDMSMSPQSSSLLPGDSHLEEQRKGQKPPVGMLVHMASGPSGKVANSTLLFTDVADFQQILQFPSLRTTTTVSWCFLNYTKPNYVQQATFKSSVYASWCISSCNPNPSGLNTKTTLALLRSKQKITTEIYTLAAMHRPGTGKLTSSSTWKQFAQMKPDAPFLFGSKLERKLVGNILKERGKGDIHGDKDIGSKQTEPIRIKIFEGGYKSNEDYVYVRGRGRGKYICEECGIRCKKPSMLKKHIRTHTDVRPYVCKLCNFAFKTKGNLTKHMKSKAHMKKCLELGVSMTSVDDTETEEAETMEDLHKGAEKHSMSSISTDHQFSDAEESDGEDGDDNDDDDEDDDDFDDQGDLTPKTRSRSTSPQPPRFSSLPVNVGTVPHGVPSDTSLGHSSLISYLVTLPSIQVTQLMTPSNSCEDTQMTEYQRLFQSKSTDSEPDKDKLDIPSCMDEEYMLSSEPNSSPRDFSPSSRHSSPGYDSSPCQDNSPKRYLIPKGDLSPRRHLSPRRDLSPLRHLSPRKEAALRREMSQRDISPRRHLSPRRPVSPGKDISARRDLSPRRERRYMTSIRAPSPRRALYHNPPLSMGQYLQAEPIVLGPPNLRRGLPQVPYFSLYGDQEGAYEHPGSSLFPEGPTDYVFSHLPLHSQQQVRAPIPMVPVGGIQMVHSMPPPAPSSLHPPPTLPLPMEGSEKRGSSGESFAKDPYVLSKQHEKCSPHILQSSVPHSAPSSPRLLMKQSTSEDSLNSTEREQEENIQTCTKAIASLRIATEEAALLGADQSSRVQDPPQKPLESAHASIRHFSGPEPGHPCTSATHPDLHDGEKDNFGTSQTTLAHSTFYSKSCMDDKQSGLHSSQELLSGTEESKEPSAEKSQLH from the exons ATGGACACTGGGGACACAGCTCTAGGACAAAAAGCTACCTCAAGGTCTGGAGAAACTGATAAAACTTCAGGTAGATGGAGACAAGAACAATCAGCTATTATTAAGATGAGCACTTTTGGCAGTCAAGAAGGACAGCAGCAAACACAAATTGATCCTGAGCAAATTGGAAACACAGCATCAGCACAACTGTTTGGTTCTGGGAACCTAGCCTCGCCCAGTGAAGTGGCACAGCAAATCACAGAGAAGCAATACCCACTGCACTGTCCTAGTCCTTATTCATGCCAACATTCACTTTCTTTCCCTCAACACTCATTGCCACAGGGGGTCATGCACAGCAACAAGCCACATCAGAGCCTCGAAGGCCCTCCATGGCTTTACCCTGGCCCTTTGCCATCTGTTGCCTCTGaggacttattttctttttctatacctGGCCACACTGGTGGTTACCCTAGAAAAAAGATTTCAGGTCTCAACCCTGCTTATAGCCAATATTCCCAGAAAAGTATCGAACTGTCTGAAGATGCTCACAAGAAAGAGCACAAACCCAAAAAACCTGGCAAGTACATTTGCCCATACTGCAGCAGGGCATGTGCCAAACCAAGTGTACTGAAGAAACACATCAGGTCCCATACTGGTGAGCGGCCATATCCTTGTATACCTTGTGGTTTCTCTTTCAAAACAAAAAGCAATTTGTACAAGCACAGGAAGTCACATGCCCATGCAATTAAGGCAGGATTAGTCCCTTTCACAGAGTCAGCTGTATCTAAATTGGACCTGGAGGCTGGTTTTATTGATGTAGAAGCAGAAATACATTCAGATGGTGAACAGAGTACAGACACAGATGAAGAGAGTTCTTTATTTGTGGAGGCCTCTGACAAAATGAGTCCTGGCCCACCAATCCCATTGGATATCACCAGCAGAGCTGGCTATCATGGGTCATTAGAAGAATCACTGGGAGGGCCAATGAAGGTGCCGATTTTGATTATTCCTAAAAGTGGGGTTCCTTTATCTAGTGAAAGCTCTCAGTATATTGGCTCTGATATACTACCAAATCCATCTTTAAATGCTAAGGTTGATGACTCTCATACAGTTAAACAAAAACTTGCGCTAAGACTGTCAGAGAAAAAAGGACAAGATTCTGAGCCATCTCTAAACCTTCTGAGCCCGCACAGTAAAGGAAGCACTGACTCTGGTTACTTCTCTCGCTCAGAAAGTGCAGAGCAGCAAATAAGTCCTCCAAACACAAATGCAAAGTCATATGAAGAAATCATCTTTGGAAAATACTGTCGACTTAGTCCAAGAAATACACTCAGTGTTACAGCCACAAGCCAAGAGCGCATGACAATGGGTAGGAGAGGCATGATGGAATCATTACCTCATGGAAACACCAGGTTAGATGTTAAGATGTTTGAGGATCCAGTTTCTCAGTTGCTTCCAAGCAAGGGAGAAGTCGACCCCAGTCAAACAGGCATGCTAAAATCTACTAAATTCAACAATGAGTCAAGACAATCCCAGAGTATCCCCTCACCAATCAGGAATGAAGGAAAACTTTATCCAACAAATTTCCAAGGCAGCAACCCAGTTCTCTTAGAGGCTCCTATAGATTCTTCACCCCTTATTAGAAGCAATTCAATGCCAACTTCTTCAGCAACTAACTTAACTATTCCTCCATCTTTAAGAGGAAGTCACTCATTTGATGAAAGGATGGCTGGGTCTGATGATGTGTTCTATCCAGGGACAGTAGGGATCCCCCCTCAGCGCATGTTGAGAAGACAAGCAGCATTTGAGTTGCCTTCAGTGCAGGAGGGGCACATGGAAGCAGAACACCATGGCAGGATGTCAAAGACTGTTACAGGATCATCCTTGAAGGAAAAGAAATTGATTCCTGGGGACAGAGTTGGATATGATTATGATGTCTGCCGGAAACCCTATAAGAAGTGGGAAGACCCTGAAACACCTAAACAAAGCTATAGAGACATATCTTGCCTAAGTGCTTTAAAACATGGTGGGGAATATCTTATGGATCCCTCGGTGCCATTACAGGGAGTGCCAACCATGTTTGGAATTACCTGTGAAAATAGAAAACGCCGGAAAGAAAAGAGTGTAGGTGATGAGGAGGACACACCCATGATTTGCAGCAGTATAGTCAGCACACCTGTGGGCATAACAGCTTCAGAGTATGATCCCAAACTGCAGATGCCAGAAGGAGTGAGAAGTGGATTCCCCATACCTGGGTATGAGAACCCATCTCATGGACATGCTGAGCGCTTTGACCCATGCCGACCCCAACTGCAATCTGGGAGTACATCTCTTGGGTCAGAGGAGTCACCTTCGGGCACTGAATCTGACAAGGTGTCAGATGTAGGGGGAAGGAAACCTCCTGGAAATGTGATTTCTGTGATTCAGCACACAAACTCACTGAGCCGACCCAATTCATTCGAAAGGTCTGAGTCAGCTGAGCTCGTGGGAAGCACACAGGATAAAACCTCTTCGCCTTCTGAAACCTGTGACAGTGAGATTTCAGAAGTGCCCGTGAGTCCAGAGTGGGCTCCACTGGGAGACAGTGCAGAAAGTGGGGGGAGACCATCCCCTTCTCAGCAGGTTCAGCAGCAGTCCTATCATGCTCAGCCCAGGCTGGTTCGCCAGCACAATATTCAGGTCCCAGAGATTCGAGTAACTGAGGAGCCTGACaaaccagagaaagagaaagaaacacaaaataaagAGCCAGAAAAACCTGTGGAGGAATTTCAGTGGCCCCAGAGAAGTGAGACTCTCTCTCAGCTCCCCGCAGAGAAGTTACCTCCCAAAAAGAAACGCCTGCGACTTGCAGATATGGAACACTCTTCAGGGGAGTCCAGCTTTGAGTCCACTGGAACAGGCCTCTCTCGCAGCCCCAGTCAAGAAAGCAACTTGTCCCATAGCTCCAGTTTCTCAATGTCTTTTGAAAGAGAAGAAACTGTTAAGCTTGGTGCATCTCATAAGCAGGATGAGTTTGGAAAACATTCAGAGTTTTTGACGGTCCCTGCTGGTTCTTACTCCTTGTCTGTTCCAGGCCACCATCACCAAAAAGAAATGCGTCGTTGCTCATCAGAGCAGATGCCTTGTCCTCACCCAACTGAAGTCCCAGAAATTCGGAGCAAATCATTTGATTATGGGAATCTATCCCATGCTCCAGGATCAGGGGTGACATCCTCCACTTTGTCCCCATCACGGGAGAGGAAGAAATGCTTTCTGGTGCGGCAGGCTTCCTTCAGTGGCTCTCCAGAGATCACCCAGGGTGAGGCTGGTACAGATCCGGGCGTGAAGCAGGAGCAGATGGAACAGCTGCATGCTGGCCTCAGGTCCACTTGGCACCACACCCCATGCTCTGTACTCCCTCCTCTTCAGCCAGAGGATCCAGGGAAGCAGGTTGTGGGGCCTTGTACCCCAATGGGCTCAGGTCCACTCCACCTGGCCCAACAACAGATCATGCACATGGATAGTCAGGAATCTCTGAGAAGCCCCTTGATACCACCAACGTCCTATATCACAAGCAAACATTTGTCTGAACATCCACATTTATTTCCACATCAAGAGTCTATTCCATTTTCTCCCATCCAGAATGCCTTGTTTCAGTTTCAATATCCAACTGTCTGTATGGTTCATTTACCAGCTCAGCAGCCTCCCTGGTGGCAGGCACACTTCCCACATCCCCTTGCTCAACACCCTCAGAAGAGCTATGGCGAGCCTTCTTTCCAGGCAGAAATTCATCCTCCCTATCCCTTAGAGCATGTTGCAGAGCACACTGGAAAGAAATCTGCTGATTATGCACATGCAAAAGAGCAAACTTATCCCTGTTACTCAGGAACAGCAGGGCTACACTCAAAGAATCTTCTTCCAAAGTTTCCATCAGACCAGAGTGCTAAGTCAACTGATACTCCCTCAGAACAGGTGGTTCAAGAAGATTTCACCTCAGCAAATCCTGGGTCTTTACAGTCCTTACCAGGAACAGTGGTTCCAGTTAGGATCCAGACTCATGTGCCGTCCTATGGAAGTGTCATGTACACAAGCATTTCTCAGATACTTGGGCAGAATAGCCCTGCAATTGTCATATGTAAAGTTGATGAGAATGTGACTCAAAGAACCCTTGTAACCAATGCAGCCAAGCAAGGGATAGGGTTTAATATTGCCCAGGTACTGGGTCAGCATGCAGGCTTGGAAAAATACCCCATCTGGAAAGTACCTCAGACCTTACCCCTTGGTTTAGAATCCACAATCCCCTTGTGTTTACCTTCCACCTCTGACAGTGTGGCTACCCTGGGAGGCAGCAAACGGATGCTTTCTCCAGCCAGCAGCTTAGAGCTCTTCATGGAAACAAAGCAACAGAAAAGGGTCAAAGATGAAAAGATGTAtggacaaattgttgaagaactTAGTGCTGTGGAGCTAACCAACTCAGACATCAAAAAGAATCTCTCtcgcccacagaaaccccaactGGTTCGACAAGGATGTGCTTCTGAGCCAAAAGATGGTTTACAGTCAGGATCATCTTCATTCTCTTCACTATCTCCCTCCTCATCTCAAGACCACCCTTCAGCTAGCACACCCTTGAGGGAGTCATTCCCATCTGGTTCTAGAGCGCCCCTTCTTGGACAGAAGTCCAGTGGACCTTCTGAAAGCAAAGAGTCCTCAGATGAATTAGATGTTGATGAAACAGCATCTGATATGAGCATGAGCCCACAGAGTTCTTCATTACTACCAGGAGACAGTCACCTTGAAGAACAAAGAAAGGGCCAGAAGCCACCTGTTGGTATGCTGGTGCACATGGCCTCAGGCCCCAGCGGGAAAGTGGCAAACTCAACCCTCCTTTTCACTGATGTGGCAGATTTCCAGCAAATTCTTCAGTTCCCTAGTCTTCGGACAACTACTACTGTGAGTTGGTGCTTTCTAAATTATACAAAACCTAATTATGTACAACAGGCCACCTTCAAGTCTTCAGTTTATGCTTCATGGTGCATTAGTTCCTGTAATCCAAACCCATCAGGATTGAACACCAAGACCACACTAGCTCTTCTAAGATCCAAGCAAAAAATCACCACAGAAATTTATACTTTGGCTGCTATGCACAGACCTGGAACCGGCAAGCTTACGTCATCAAGTACTTGGAAGCAATTTGCTCAG ATGAAACCCGATGCACCCTTTTTGTTTGGCAGTAAACTAGAAAGGAAATTAGTGGGGAATATcttaaaggaaagagggaaaggagatattCATGGAGATAAAGATATTGGATCCAAACAGACAGAGCCAATCCGAATTAAAATCTTTGAAGGAGG GTATAAATCAAATGAAGATTATGTGTATGTCAGAGGACGTGGACGTGGAAAGTACATTTGTGAAGAATGTGGAATTCGCTGTAAGAAGCCAAGTATGCTCAAAAAGCATATCCGCACTCATACTGATGTACGGCCTTATGTATGCAAACTATGTAACTTTGCCTTCAAAACAAAAG GAAACCTAACAAAGCATATGAAATCTAAagcacacatgaaaaaatgcctggAGTTGGGTGTCTCAATGACATCAGTGGATGATACAGAAACTGAGGAAGCAG AAACAATGGAAGATTTGCACAAAGGAGCTGAGAAACATAGCATGTCCAGCATTTCAACTGATCACCAGTTCTCAGATGCTGAAGAGTCAGATGGTGAGGATggagatgataatgatgatgatgatgaagatgatgatgactTTGATGACCAGGGAGATTTGACACCAAAAACAAGATCAAGAAGCACTAGTCCACAGCCTCCTAGATTCTCTTCCTTGCCTGTGAATGTTGGCACTGTACCCCATGGAGTTCCTTCAGATACTTCTTTGGGTCATTCTTCATTGATCAGCTATTTGGTTACTTTGCCAAGTATTCAGGTTACTCAGCTTATGACACCAAGTAATTCCTGTGAAGATACCCAGATGACAGAATACCAGAGGTTATTCCAGAGTAAAAGTACAGATTCGGAACCAGACAAAGACAAGTTAGACATACCTAGTTGTATGGATGAAGAATACATGCTGTCTTCGGAACCAAACTCCTCTCCAAGGGACTTCTCACCTTCAAGCCGCCATTCCTCACCAGGATATGATTCTTCACCCTGTCAGGATAATTCACCAAAGAGGTATCTGATACCCAAAGGAGATTTATCACCCAGAAGACACTTATCACCTAGGAGAGATCTCTCACCCTTGAGACATCTTTCACCAAGAAAGGAAGCTGCATTGAGAAGAGAGATGTCACAAAGAGATATTTCGCCAAGAAGGCATCTGTCCCCAAGAAGGCCAGTATCACCTGGAAAAGATATCTCAGCAAGAAGAGACCTCTCTcccagaagagagagaagatacaTGACCAGCATTAGAGCACCATCTCCTAGAAGGGCTTTATACCACAACCCGCCATTGTCCATGGGGCAGTATTTGCAAGCAGAGCCAATTGTATTGGGGCCTCCT AATTTAAGAAGAGGATTACCTCAGGTTCCATACTTCAGTCTCTATGGAGACCAAGAAGGTGCTTATGAACATCCAGGCTCCAGCCTTTTCCCTGAGGGTCCTACTGACTATGTCTTCAGTCATCTTCCACTCCACTCCCAGCAACAAGTGCGAGCTCCTATCCCTATGGTGCCAGTTGGTGGGATCCAAATGGTTCACTCCATGCCGCCACCGGCCCCTTCCAGTTTACATCCTCCACCCACTTTGCCTCTGCCAATGGAGGGCTCTGAGAAGAGAGGATCTTCAGGGGAATCCTTTGCTAAAGATCCCTATGTTCTTTCTAAACAGCATGAGAAGTGTTCGCCTCATATTTTGCAGTCATCTGTTCCACATAGTGCACCTTCCTCTCCTCGGCTATTGATGAAACAGAGCACTTCAGAAGACAGTCTAAATTCGACAGAGAGGGAACAAGAAGAAAACATACAGACTTGTACAAAAGCCATTGCCTCTCTTCGGATTGCCACAGAAGAGGCTGCTCTACTTGGGGCAGACCAGTCCTCTCGGGTGCAGGACCCCCCCCAGAAACCCTTGGAAAGTGCACATGCTAGTATTAGGCACTTTAGTGGACCTGAGCCAGGTCATCCCTGTACCTCAGCTACCCACCCTGACTTACATGATGGTGAAAAGGACAATTTTGGTACATCACAGACTACATTAGCTCACTCCACATTTTACAGTAAGAGTTGTATGGATGACAAACAGTCAGGCTTACACAGCAGCCAAGAATTACTTTCAGGCACAGAGGAAAGCAAAGAGCCTTCAGCAGAAAAGAGTCAGCTACATTGA